The following proteins are co-located in the Takifugu flavidus isolate HTHZ2018 chromosome 16, ASM371156v2, whole genome shotgun sequence genome:
- the id2a gene encoding DNA-binding protein inhibitor ID-2a, translating to MKAISPVRSFRKNNANFSEHSLGISRSKTPVDDPLSLLYNMNDCYSKLKELVPSIPQNKNVSKMEILQHVIDYILDLQIALDSSVALNSRLHHPTRPGQTPSRTPLTTLNTDISILSLQSPELPSELMTDDSRTLHR from the exons ATGAAAGCAATAAGCCCTGTGCGGTCCTTCCGGAAAAACAACGCGAATTTCTCAGAGCACTCCTTGGGAATCTCTCGGAGCAAGACCCCGGTGGATGACCCGCTCAGCCTGCTGTACAACATGAACGACTGCTACTccaagctgaaggagctggtgCCCAGCATCCCGCAGAACAAGAACGTCAGCAAGATGGAAATCCTGCAGCATGTCATCGACTACATCCTGGACCTGCAGATCGCGCTGGACTCCAGCGTAGCGCTCAACAGCCGCCTGCATCACCCGACGCGGCCGGGGCAGACTCCGTCCAGGACCCCTCTGACCACCCTCAACACAGATATCAGCATTTTGTCATTACAG tcccCGGAGTTGCCGTCAGAACTGATGACAGATGACAGCCGGACTCTACATCGTTAA